The genomic segment CTCCAGCCGGAGTCGTTCGAATCTTATCGAAAGCTCATAAATATAGAACCGAGCGGAGCGAAAAGGGAATTTCTCCTCTACACGTTGAAAAAGGGCAACGACAAGATTGCTTCACTCTTTCTTTCTCCCGCAAGTGAGAAGGGAAGAGCCACCCTGAGGTTGGGGGATAACATGTGGCTCTATATTCCCAACGTGGGCAAACCGGTGCGGATCACCAGTCTCCAATCGGTCGTAGGCGGGGTGTTTAACAACGCGGACATCATGCGTCTTGACTATAATGTGGAATACGACGTTCAAAACATTGTGGACGAGAAGAACGAGCACGTTCTCGACCTAAAGGCAAAAACCACCACCGTCGCTTACGACAAACTGAAAATGTGGGTGGATAAGAAAACGATCGTTCCTACCAAGGTCGAGTGCTATGCGGCGACCGGGCTGTTGATCAAGACCCTTTACTTCAAGGAAAGAAAATCGTTCGAAGGGGTTCTGCGGCCATCCGTCATCGAGACCGACAGCCCGCTTTATAAGGGCTATCAGTCCATACTGGCCTATGCGAATGTCAAGAAGCGAATCGTCGCCGACGAAGTATTTACGCTGGAATTTCTCGCAAAGATCGAAACTATCCGGTGAGATCTCCATGCGGTTTGTAAGGCTGCTAGTCTTTCTAGGTATCTCTTTAACAGCGTCGAACCTCCATTCCCAAGAACAGCCACAGGACAAGGGTAAGTTCGAGATCGATCTTTCGGAGTTGCAGAAGGAAGTCGACAAAATCGCGTCCAAACCCTACAGCCTTGGTGGTTTCGCTGAGTTTCAACCGACGCTCCTCGGGATAGATCGGGATTCGGCCTTTTCCCGTGTGAAGTTCTTCAAAAATA from the Bdellovibrionota bacterium genome contains:
- a CDS encoding outer membrane lipoprotein-sorting protein, coding for LQPESFESYRKLINIEPSGAKREFLLYTLKKGNDKIASLFLSPASEKGRATLRLGDNMWLYIPNVGKPVRITSLQSVVGGVFNNADIMRLDYNVEYDVQNIVDEKNEHVLDLKAKTTTVAYDKLKMWVDKKTIVPTKVECYAATGLLIKTLYFKERKSFEGVLRPSVIETDSPLYKGYQSILAYANVKKRIVADEVFTLEFLAKIETIR